A segment of the Centropristis striata isolate RG_2023a ecotype Rhode Island chromosome 15, C.striata_1.0, whole genome shotgun sequence genome:
TGGATAATATTCATGTCTGTTTCAACccctgaaacaaaacaaactctgCGTCTCTCTTCTCATCCAGGCACCTGGGTGACATTTGGATCTCAGATTTCTGACGAGGTGAgagctctgttttctctcttgtttCTGTGAGAAGTCGATTCCCGAGCATCTCTGCTCATATTGCTTTTGTGGAAAACACTGTTTGTTTCAATCTCAGTGTTTTCAATTATagaaatgattcaaaatccCACAGAGCTGGTACCCAGAAACTAAAGTAGCTTGGTGAGAGATATTATCCTCCCTGCTTCGTGCCCTTCTCGGACAACCTCTGTGTAATTGGAATTTGTCCACCTACGTCCACCTTTCTCactctcaattttttttgttcccTCAGATGGCCGAGAACCTGATGGCCATAGCTTATGAGAACGGAGTGAACCTGTTTGACACGGCAGAGGTGTACGCCTCCGGAAGGTCAGGCTCCACTTCTTCCACTAAAactcctgtttttcttcttgttgaatgttttttcatCACCAGCTTTAGGTTTTCTATATAACCACTGATCAGTGGTAGAAcctaactaagtacatttaatcaagtactgtacttaagtacaattttgtgaccattttatgtaactttatacttctactctactacattttgagacaaatattgtactttttactccactactataagctgacagctttagttacttttcaggttaagtttaacataaaaaatatgattaatttGAAATGATTGTACATGTTTAACaattaaaccacaaaaacttaaaaagctgcttacataaatgcatcaaaaatattaCATACTAATACATACATAgtaacatatttggaatatattaaacattctgcataatgagtactttcacttttgatactttaagtacattttgatgctgatacttttgtacatttacttcagtaagttttgaatgcaggacttttattttgaaatgagtAATTCCatagtgtgatattagtacttttacttaagtaagggatctgaatacttcttccaccactactACTGatgcaacttttatttttttttaacatgtctgCAGATTTCCTCTATGattcaacattttaattctAACAGTAAATTACGTGTTTCTCCACAGAGCGGAAATCACTCTCGGGAACATCATCAAGAAGAAAGGATGGAGGTATTACTCACATGCATGTGAACAGCTCTCAAACTCTCTaagattataaatatatttcttaaaAGTTCAATAATCCCAAATAATCCTCTTGTTTTTCTGATATGCACTGCTTTCCAcgtttttttgttcatgttgGAACAGGCACGCCATTAAATTATCTCAAGGGATATTCATACTTTTTAGGCAAATGAAGAGCTTTAGCCTCAGAAAGACTATAAAAGGATTAAAATGTGACCATGTGAAAGTAAACACTGGTGGCTGTCTTGCCCAGCTGCCAAAGCTGCGTGGGAAATCCTTGAGATATTTCTAATCTATATggataaatacatttcaaaggTTAATGTAAGAATTTGTAATCTGCCACTacctctttattttttatccgaTTAAGTTatagatatttaaataaatacaatattggTCCAATGATGGTTtacagatggagagaaaactACTTGCCTAATACTGCACAATGATTTCTGACTAAAATTCTTGTTTCCCATTAAAATTGTGCTCCTAAACCTCTTTTGTCCTTGCCAGGCGTTCCAGTTTTGtcattacaacaaaaatatactgggGAGGCCAGTAAGTATAACACAATCATAATCcttgttttcatttatcctttgaataaaacatcaataatttgtgttttcatgtctccacagagcagagacagagagaggactcTCCAGAAAGCACATTATTGAAGGTAGAGTATAATGTTTTGTTTCACAGAACCTTCAATACCTGGAATTTAGTTATAAAGAGTCCAGGCCTTGAAACTTGGGTTTATTATTCAGCACATAGTATTTTATGCTTCATCTGAAATACATTGAGAGCGTTAAAACTGTGTCAAAAATCAGGAAAGGAGTAAATCAGAGATGTGTATTAACCCTCGGAACCCCACCATTTTGAATTttgatcgccaaaaatacacctttgactgtagaaagaaactgtaaaaacagacattatcattAGAATTTGacggatcataggttacgaaaGTTGTCTTCAGGAAaactaaccaaaacaaagcttaaattgtgatatttctgtcaaaatcacttaattctacatgtctcatttaacacatttattaaaaaaaaaaaaaatttcctgTATGGAAAAaatagatcctgttaaaaacattaaattctgctcctcagtgacactgtgaagccatcatcgattctgctgagacgaaagGTCATGTGAcacatattcactgaaaatgtatttacacagagcagagaggagaggacaagggAGGTTGGAagtagaggctgtaaaaatgaaaataattcaatacCTATGCATGTGGCATATAGCATTTGGAGACCTAATTTATTTTCCAGTAATCATGACACTCATGGGttcttggaaaagtgtttatatgcatatatgcaggacttatatattgcgGTGAAGGTCActaagtaaaatttaaaaagagcaacaacaaaaaaaagccctgaaatGCTTTAAGGTATAGAGAGTTGAtattacatttctatgtatttgCTGAACATTATGCTTTCAGCTGATGGAAGTATAAAAGACTGTTTTATTGggatgtttgttattttaaatgtatataaaatgttatCAGTTTACATTATATCTACCCTTAGACAAATCTGAGCCTGAGTTGCGATGAATCATTTGATGACCCTTTAATCTTTGAGTGTGTTTGGCTCGCTCAGTTAGAGCCACTTCATGTCACGTGTCATAGTGAAGACATCAACATCCCTTAAGATCAAATAAATGACCATGTTTCGTAACAGCTGAAGAAAAGAACAAGTATATTTGTAGCAGTTTGGGGTTATGGCCGAGGACGTGTTGACGGACTGTTTAAAGTGCAAGATGTTAGCGTAGGTGAGGACACTGAAGGTGAAGAAATACAGAGTGAAATCAGATGAAGAATGTTTTGGTGGATTGTCTTAAGTTAAGTCTGTCTgggacaaaagaagacaacagtaCAGAGGGTCAGATGAGGGAACATTGGGATGAAATTTTAAGCGCAAACAACATCATGGATTGTCTTTCCATCCACTTATTTGCTTCCCCCTCTGACAAAATAATCCTAAAGAAAGCTTTGAGGCTGTTGGCCTTGTGCACAGACATCTGCTTTGTATGTTTTGTAAGCAGCGTGGCCTTGGGGAGACCATTCACAGAGGAGCTGAACGAGCTGATGTTTGACCGTCATTGTCATGAAGCTTTTGATTTCAGGCCATTACGTAATGAGGGAACTGCACGCAAGGACAGTGCTGATGTTTGGACTACATATTtcaattcaacctctgcatcgATTTGCTAACACACTCAAGGTTGGAAAGTTGGCCCACAGGGAGACGTTGATGCAAAACATTTCAGAAGAcgaaaaatatattgaataaCATTTCAAACACATTATCCCCCTCTAAAATAATAGATTTTGCCCGTCCAGTAACGCACTGTTGAACGTTATAGTTCGTCAACTTTTTATTGGGATGCTGTGCAGGACTTCATATATTGcaatgaaatacaaggccacagcactgcaaaaaagccaacttgtatattttggcctaaaacagtgatttaagttggtaaaacttataaaatataaattattgacatttagggcaataatgtaagttagcacaacaaaggaagccagttgtctgctcaaaaacaagttagtgagttgttgttacttatatctttaagttggggttcacaacaagggacaatagttctgctaactcttatttctttgttgtgaaatgcgggaaagcggtgaaattcggtcattagcgaaaactagcggctaactgatgttagcggctaactgatgttagcagctaactgatgttagcggctaactgatgctagtggcgctgcttgttacagctacaagagtagccattagcgtatcaatgctaactcaaaattgtggtcgcaacattagctgacatttcatagcggtgttacaatcgtgccaattcagcacattgcagaagtaaggattaaaagttattacaatgttaaattataagtgagtacaatttacagttgagttgacaaaaatctgaattcagagttgagcaaactcaaaaacaaaaatgtaaatatttagtttaattgtccaacttaaaattttatctaagtttgttgccttgaaattttgagttcacccaacttttctttttttgcagtgagtgagcaaaatgtaaaaagagcaaacaaACCCCCTGGAACTGCTTTGGGTTTAGAGGGTTAAGCAGCAAGAGTTGAAGGAAACGACTACAGCTTTTGAGAAACATTGCAACGGGTTGCCTTGATATCACGAACCAACTGTTACACTTCTTtgttattttagcataatcttgagtACTGCTGGTTATAGATGACATGTCTATATGAACAAActgaaaaatttgtcaaattaGCTGGTATCTTTAACAAGCGTAATGCATAAAACTATTAATCTATTGAAAACTAAATGACTATGTCACATACAATAACAACATTTCTATCATTGCTGGATATGTGCAAACCAGTCGTTCTCCTGTAGTGGACAGTTGGGCTGGAACATCCAGAATTTAATCTCTCAGTTGCTGTCCCCTCATCTGTCTTTCCTTAAAGTCTGTCGGTACACCACTTTGATCCAGAATGAATAATCTCAGCAACAATATCGGATGGCTCGATATAAAGTTTTGTACGAATCCTAGGCAATAAATCCTAATGATTTTGGAGATTCTAATTTTCCTATAGAGCCACCTTGATGTTAAAGATTGGTTGTTGACACTTTTGTCTAAGTCTACGTAGTATCTGAGGCATTCTCATCTGGCTGAAAGAGTCTTTTATagcataataatatatatttgagtCAAAATGCATCAGTCATCCATGATTAATAGaggatttaaaatataaaagccTTGGATATTTCTGAGAGTACCAATTCACACTGTGAACTTGGACTAAAATGCTGTTTAATTCATTATTGACCCCTCGCCCTATCCTTGAAGAGGaccattttttttcactttaacttaaccaacatttattttttcccccattgcAGCGCTGTATATTTTCTTACCGATTGCCTTGACATTTGGTACACGTTTATATCTGGATATCCACGATCAGATTACTggcatatgaatgcagatacATTTTCTCAAAAGTGAATCAAAAGTTAAATTAGATAGCATTTCAGCCAATGCCTTCCATGTCTTTTGCTCTCCGGCAAGCAACCAAAGCCCGCTCAAATGTGATTGGTCAAGTCAATTATTTTGATTTATGAACAAATATCTGCAGAACTAATGACATTTCTGAGTACATCAGCTTTGATAGTAAAGTGCTACTTATATTAGCATATTAAAACagtagaaattaaataaatgtctaatcCGTGACCACTCTTTATGACAGGTTTAAGAGGATCCTTGTCAAGACTGCAGCTAGATTATGTGGACATCGTTTTTGCCAACAGAAACGACGTCAACAGTCCGATGGAAGGTCAGTTACAGACGTTTGTAACGATTATTCTTGTTTGCTGTAATCAATCGCCTTGTGTAACGTAAATGTCCTGCTATTTACTGTAATGTGCAGAGATTGTACGGGCCATGACGTTTGTAATAAACCAGGGTATGGCCATGTACTGGGGAACCTCACGCTGGAGTGCCATGGAAATCATGGTGAAAGCTCACTCTTACACAACAAATTAAATGCAGTCAGGTTATGGCATGAATGCTgattttgtttctgtctgtttggcACCAGGAGGCGTACTCGGTAGCACGCCAGTTCAACCTGATACCACCTGTGTGTGAGCAGGCAGAGTATCACTACTTCCAGAGGGACAAAGTGGAGGTGCAGCTTCCTGAGCTCTACCACAAGATCGGTCAGACATCCACAGTCTTGCAGctctttttcatttctttttaattaatttaagtttcattcattttcattcaaacGTCTACACTTATTCCACTCTTTCAGGAGTCGGAGCTATGACCTGGTCCCCACTTGCTTGTGGATTAATCACGGGGAAGTACAGTGATGGTGTGCCAGAGTGCTCCAGAGCAGCAATGAAGGTCAGTTTGATTTGACTCACACTCCTCCGGGATTTCTTTCACTAGAAATCAGCCTCAGTGTAATTATCTCTCTGATCAGCGGGGTACTGCAGTGTGAAATCAGGACTGTATTAAACCTTTTCTCCATTTTGCTCCCGGTGGAAGGGATACCAGTGGCTGAAGGAGCGAGTGAACAGTGAGGAGGGCCGCAGGCAGCTCGCTAAAATCAAGGAGCTCCATCTACTGGCGGACAGACTGGGCTGCACTGCTGCACAGTTAGCCATAGGTACGGCCCACACAAAGTGAAGAGactttgtatgtttgtttttttcccacataaGATTGATTGTACAAGGACAGAGTTAGGCAACagcttaaccctataaagcctgaaccatgaaataattgccagaaaattcaatttaaaaaaaaaacctgctgacaaataaaaataatatatatgaatttgcatatatatgaattctaatttgtatcatatttgatacattgggtctttttgtgcaatttgttgctcacagtttgtttttcttgaactaacaaaaacatataaaacctaatatttttaaccaattaaaactttgactttccttttaacattttcctcaaacatacaaaatatttttttttccatataacacaacatcatacatctgctgatatgaagttttcatgcagcaatgacagatccaccagtggaaccagcatttcatttttgctacatctgttatttttgtgcaatttgttgctcagtttgtttatctccaACACATCATCAATGCTCAATTTTCTTgccatctaaaaatacacacccaaaaaaaatgtatttctttgaatTATTCGAGAGATATCTCAATTTTACTATTAATATACCTAATTATGTTAAGTTAAACCTTTACCTAGTTTacctaaatgagaaaaagactgtatgttgctttatttaatgcataatgtatgaaatgcaataaaatgacaactgacaaattttcaaataagttattgtgtaacaaatatgatacatttggctttatagggttaagtgcTTCACAGACTGTGTGCAACCACTTTACTCCTCATAATACTAtgtctttttctcatatttgtgttttataatcGTGTTCATGTATTGTTTAGAAAGCATGGTTTGTCCACCATGTATCTTATCCTGTCTACTATTAAATTAAGTTGGGTAGTAGACCAAAATGGTCCTTAGGTCAAGATTCCTacacatatattttgtttaattggcCATTTTGCACTGTCAAATGTCTCATTCCTGctactaaaatactaaaaattaCCATTTGTCTTTAGTTATCACTCATAAAGAACAAGTTTAATTggttttcttgcttttttacAGCCTGGTGTCTGCGCAGTGAGGGAGTCAGCTCAGTACTTCTGGGTGTTTCTACTACAGACCAGCTACTTGAGAACCTGGGTGCCCTACGGGTACgatttatttccatatttcctCATAATCATTTTACCTAACATACTGAGGACAAATAGATACGCTACTTTATAAGCAAAGCAATGTGacataactgacaaaaaaaacccagcatcAGATGACATTTTAAACTGATTGCTGTCCTTTTCCATGTCCTTGTAGATTTTATCCCAAATGACCCCTCAAACCATCACTGAGATTGATGCCCTGCTGGGGAATAAGCCACACTCCAAGAAAGAGTTGCGTGCTTGAAGATGCAAACCTGAGTGACAGATGATGTTTTTCGAAGAAGATGAAGACAACAATGACATTGGGAAACATCGCTTTTTGCTCTGCTGTATACTCAACAACTTGCATGTCCTCAGCAACATTATGCTTCCAGTATGTGCGCATAATCCATTTTGCGCAGTACATTGTatcatgtatgaaaaaaaagaagatctctcaattgtgaaaaaaaaaaaaacccaacaggtCATATATTGCTCACTGCCGATTGTTCACAGACTAATTATGTCTACAGAGGGGGAGGATGGTTGGAGCTCTGCCATCCACAGAGACCAAGAGAGGTTGAAAGATATTCAACTGCTGTCAAAGCAGATTTGACTCTTGTTAATCAAATGttataaagtgaagaaaaaaaaaacacctctgtGCTAAAATGCAACTTTAAAGTGTGAATGGTGCTTTCATTGGACATTTGAGTCTCCTCCCCTCGCAGCTGCCTGTTATTCTGTATGATGTTTAGTACCCAGCAGCCAGAGAGCCAGAGGTTAGTACTCATGTGTCTAGCCTAACATTTCCCATAGTGTGCATGTGACTGCTCTGCCACGCTCACTGCTTTACAGGGTTGGGAACAATGGATTACTTGtaaaatgtggagaaaaaaatgaatcaagCCTGGTGCAAgtcttaaaaaaagaacagatcacatgctttaaaaaaaaaaaaaaagtcaatttaattCATTGCtttgaaagaaacaaaacatttttacacattttggcaTAAATTGCTTGctctaaatgaaaatgaatgaatcgTACTGCAACAATAACTGACTGGCTTTTGGATTATAGTGCATAATATTAGATATTACTATCTAAAATTGGCAATCAGTAAGATTTTTGAAAGTAACTTTCCCAACCCTGCTGCTTCCTCAGCAGTCTTTTTGCCTCTTCTGTTTGTAAACTGTGCGCATGTCCCTTTAAGAGAGAATATCCCTAACAGGGTGTAAATGTGGCATGGCTTTTATGGCTTATGTAGATTTGCAGTGCCCTTGTAAGCCATTTTTTTACTCGAAATGGTCTGGCAGTTTGATCCAGGATCCACGCTGGCGGGGCACTCTTGCTTTAAAgactctctgcagtctgcagacACGCCTGTGTGTCCATCTGACGTATAATCTTTGTATTGTCCTAAACTGTATCAAAAGATGTTGACATCACTTTGACGATGCCGTTCTTGTGAAGAAGCATCATTGTTCCTAAATCAAAAGGTTTGAGACAGTTGGACTGTGTGGAAAGGTCACTGAGCATCTGACACAAAGATTTGGACACACTGTGGTGTAAAACTAGTAGTTTTCAAATGATAGGACATAAATGATAAGTATGAGTTTATCAAATGTGATATTACTCTTGCCACAGGTCACTTGGGGTAAGATTTAgcaaatgtaacttttttttgtggaagCCTAAAAATATAGCTTCTCTGCTCATTTCTCTGGGAGTTCCCTCTCTCTGTATCGTTTGTTTCCATGATtcttgcacacatgcacaactcGTTTTATACTGtgcatttcatgtttttttcccctttgtaTTGATTTCAATACTTTGTAATGTGAAGAGGGGATTTGTTCCTTTTGTGAGTTATTTTCCCCATGAAAGCAGCACCAATCTCCAGAGCGGGGGTTGTGTTTTGATACATGAAGTTGTTTAAGTTGGTACAAAGTTACATTGTACTGTAAATAGGCTTATCTGTTTGGCAGTGACATAAAGAGATAACGGTTAAATATATGAATCATGAAAGAATTCTTTGTACAGTTGTTGATGTACAGTTCGACCGAGTGTAGCTTCCAGTGTACATAGATACTTCAATcaaaaccttgaaaatgtaTCTTTGCCTGCATAACTTATATTTTACTGTCTTGCAACAAAGAGAAACcaaaagagagaagagacaaCTCATACTGAATGTATCATGTCTGTTCCTCAAATCTACCCTAATGGGACGAAGCACATTAAGGGTTTTaaaggtgttttttgtgtgtgaaccTGCAGAACTGCCATGCAAACATTTACATTGCAATTGGGAGGAGAAGGTTTAACAATCAGAGGCTTCATGTACACACACCATACTGagtcaaaatgtttatatagaaAGGCAGATAAGATTATGTATTCATAACGGAACCTATTAGCTAATCATAGCTGTTATGTTAAACTCAGCTTACCTTCCATGTTCCAGttgtttatttgtgtatgtgtacagaGAAAAAGTAATGAATGAGCTGCATATAACCTATACAACCTATCCCAAAAATACTCCAAATAACATACGGGCCATTAGCCACAATTAGTTATAGGCATATtcttgaaatgtatgttttaaagGTGTGTTTAGACCAAATGCAAAGTTAGTTTTCTCCTTGTGTTCGTCATACAGATGCAACCACTGGGCAAAGCTGCAGCTGTGCTGCTGGTTTCTGCTTGGTAACTGGGGAAGGAAGGACATGTGACTCCAGATCACAAGTCAAGTCACAGGTTATGCCA
Coding sequences within it:
- the LOC131986448 gene encoding voltage-gated potassium channel subunit beta-2-like, with product MQVSFACTEHNLKSRSEDRLCGLRTAPPPGGSSGGVGGGGGGGGGGGGGGGGGGSGGGSGGGGSGQGSNGNYMSQGSVKTREGPGSRQTPQGHAHMKEAIGRHTSMKYRNLGKSGLRVSCLGLGTWVTFGSQISDEMAENLMAIAYENGVNLFDTAEVYASGRAEITLGNIIKKKGWRRSSFVITTKIYWGGQAETERGLSRKHIIEGLRGSLSRLQLDYVDIVFANRNDVNSPMEEIVRAMTFVINQGMAMYWGTSRWSAMEIMEAYSVARQFNLIPPVCEQAEYHYFQRDKVEVQLPELYHKIGVGAMTWSPLACGLITGKYSDGVPECSRAAMKGYQWLKERVNSEEGRRQLAKIKELHLLADRLGCTAAQLAIAWCLRSEGVSSVLLGVSTTDQLLENLGALRILSQMTPQTITEIDALLGNKPHSKKELRA